From the genome of Argentina anserina chromosome 4, drPotAnse1.1, whole genome shotgun sequence, one region includes:
- the LOC126790650 gene encoding casparian strip membrane protein 1, whose product MKTAAVAAAPVVLLEGSEAHKPLPKVRVSRVLSVLDFILRVAAALGTLASAIAMGTSRQTLPFVARFVRFKANYKDLPMFTFFVIVNSIVCVYLVLSLLVSIVHIIWTGAVKSRITLIILDTAMMGLLTAGASSATAIVFLAHYGSSSVNWFPFCRQFNNFCERISGSLIGSFVAVVVMVLLIIMSSVAISRH is encoded by the exons ATGAAGACAGCAGCAGTAGCGGCAGCACCAGTAGTACTACTCGAGGGCAGTGAAGCCCACAAACCACTCCCCAAAGTGAGAGTGAGTAGAGTGCTCTCTGTTCTCGATTTCATTCTGCGGGTAGCTGCAGCCCTCGGAACACTAGCAAGTGCCATAGCCATGGGAACCAGCAGGCAAACACTTCCATTTGTCGCACGGTTTGTCCGATTCAAGGCTAATTACAAGGATCTTCCTATGTTTAC GTTCTTTGTCATTGTTAATTCAATTGTATGTGTCTACCTTGTGCTTTCACTTCTGGTGTCTATTGTCCACATTATCTGGACAGGAGCAGTGAAAAGTCGGATCACCTTGATCATCTTGGACACG GCAATGATGGGTCTTCTTACTGCTGGAGCATCTTCAGCAACAGCAATAGTGTTTCTGGCACACTATGGCAGTTCAAGCGTCAATTGGTTTCCATTTTGCCGCCAATTTAACAACTTCTGTGAGCGCATATCGGGCTCTCTCATCGGCTCTTTCGTTGCCGTTGTTGTCATGGTTCTGCTAATCATCATGTCCTCTGTCGCAATCTCTCGCCACTAG
- the LOC126790152 gene encoding uncharacterized protein LOC126790152 isoform X1, which produces MSTANMEDVKDQELADRSPTNEGHGDSAEQDVKASEESHNEHPMPSVQKEEETIKKKYGGIIPKKPPLISKDHERAYFDSADWALGKQGAHKPKGPLEALRPKLQPTPHQQVRSRRASYARADDVEDGVNNSSSEEEVQPSVTNVSSSDNTSTNTATEDQRHHD; this is translated from the exons ATGTCGACCGCGAACATGGAGGATGTGAAGGACCAAGAGCTTGCTGATAGGAGTCCTACAAATGAAGGTCATGGTGACAGTGCTGAGCAGGACGTGAAAGCTTCAGAAGAAAGTCACAACGAACATCCCATGCCATCAGTTCAGAAAGAG GAGGAAACAATTAAGAAAAAGTATGGAGGCATTATTCCTAAGAAGCCTCCACTAATATCCAAG GACCATGAGCGGGCTTATTTTGATTCAGCCGATTGGGCATTGGGAAAG CAGGGAGCACATAAGCCGAAAGGACCACTTGAAGCACTCCGCCCAAAGCTACAG CCCACACCGCATCAGCAAGTGCGTTCCAGGCGTGCCTCCTATGCGAGGGCAGATGATGTCGAAG ATGGTGTTAATAACAGCAGTTCAGAGGAGGAAGTCCAACCCAGCGTAACCAATGTTAGCAGCAGTGACAACACCAGCACAAACACCGCTACTGAGGATCAAAGGCACCATGATTAG
- the LOC126790152 gene encoding uncharacterized protein LOC126790152 isoform X2: MSTANMEDVKDQELADRSPTNEGHGDSAEQDVKASEESHNEHPMPSVQKEEETIKKKYGGIIPKKPPLISKDHERAYFDSADWALGKGAHKPKGPLEALRPKLQPTPHQQVRSRRASYARADDVEDGVNNSSSEEEVQPSVTNVSSSDNTSTNTATEDQRHHD, from the exons ATGTCGACCGCGAACATGGAGGATGTGAAGGACCAAGAGCTTGCTGATAGGAGTCCTACAAATGAAGGTCATGGTGACAGTGCTGAGCAGGACGTGAAAGCTTCAGAAGAAAGTCACAACGAACATCCCATGCCATCAGTTCAGAAAGAG GAGGAAACAATTAAGAAAAAGTATGGAGGCATTATTCCTAAGAAGCCTCCACTAATATCCAAG GACCATGAGCGGGCTTATTTTGATTCAGCCGATTGGGCATTGGGAAAG GGAGCACATAAGCCGAAAGGACCACTTGAAGCACTCCGCCCAAAGCTACAG CCCACACCGCATCAGCAAGTGCGTTCCAGGCGTGCCTCCTATGCGAGGGCAGATGATGTCGAAG ATGGTGTTAATAACAGCAGTTCAGAGGAGGAAGTCCAACCCAGCGTAACCAATGTTAGCAGCAGTGACAACACCAGCACAAACACCGCTACTGAGGATCAAAGGCACCATGATTAG
- the LOC126790151 gene encoding uncharacterized protein LOC126790151, whose translation MILYSPIFSSAGITPRGKITSKNASSSPPIRVNSGASDSFCPSGLCFCGRRRLIEAAVATSLFPVCPSTSIASNLQSDDYAATLRKVHPPRPDWYEELYASVLNSGMQSYEDEIAGYKSDLFAKLKGKAERVLEIGIGTGPNLRYYGADDGVRVFGVDPNKKMERYAQAAAVAAGLPLSNFDFIHAVGEAIPLDDASVDAVVGTLVLCSVKDVDKTLREIKRVLRPGGLYLFVEHVAAKDGTALRFIQSVLDPLQQALADGCHLTRETGINISRSGFSGIELSMTSLSSTSIINPQIYGIACK comes from the exons ATGATCCTTTACAGTCCTATCTTCTCATCCGCCGGCATTACGCCACGTGGCAAAATCACTTCGAAGAATGCTTCGTCTTCTCCTCCGATCCGAGTCAACTCGGGCGCTTCAGACTCGTTCTGTCCGAGCGGCCTATGTTTTTGCGGAAGAAGACGCCTCATTGAAGCAGCAGTGGCCACATCTTTATTCCCAGTTTGCCCTTCCACCTCCATCGCTTCCAATTTGCAGTCTGATGATTACGCG GCCACGTTGAGGAAAGTACACCCTCCTAGACCAGACTGGTACGAAGAGCTGTATGCGTCAGTGTTGAACTCGGGCATGCAGTCTTATGAAGACGAG ATTGCTGGTTACAAGTCGGACCTGTTTGCTAAGTTGAAGGGAAAAGCTGAGAGAGTGTTGGAAATTGGTATAGGGACTGGTCCTAATCTAAGATACTATGGCGCTGATGATGGTGTCCGAGTTTTTGGTGTGGATCCTAATAAGAAGATGGAAAGATACGCTCAGGCTGCGGCAGTGGCTGCTGGTTTGCCCCTTTCGAACTTTGACTTCATCCATGCA GTTGGCGAAGCCATACCGTTAGATGATGCTTCAGTTGATGCAGTTGTTGGAACCCTTGTATTGTGTTCTGTAAAAGATGTCGATAAGACCCTAAGAG AGATTAAGAGAGTTTTGAGACCAGGTGGACTCTATTTGTTTGTGGAGCATGTGGCTGCGAAAG ATGGGACAGCCCTCAGATTTATACAAAGTGTTCTTGATCCTTTGCAACAAGCCCTTGCCGACGGGTGTCATCTCACCCGGGAAACAGGAATCAATATATCCAGATCTGGCTTCTCTGGCATCGAGCTTAGCATGACCTCCTTGTCCAGTACCTCAATTATAAACCCTCAAATCTATGGAATAGCTTGCAAGTAG
- the LOC126790254 gene encoding uncharacterized protein LOC126790254, producing the protein KIAKTGSLCCVAARPHESHTASRDWSVGPDEPCWRTNTSFSPPPSRWDFQFQTEELQYGLHDGVQLYGSSTSSNSRGSRGRVRGNHLYNHHHSASDGAGLFLSSPSDHSQGPQWTPPAIQEISIDDYETTKRRGPAFGKSSFRPTMEGTSEIQDLRGSTSSHSDSSESEPTVKASLSSHHTFASRRSFMSKPIYPLSVPSQTLPREASDFTIAESPSFDAATPQIDDHRWSSASSSVDFTDVSGSFEAEISGRHFSNMSEGFRCGLCDRFLSQRSPWSSRRIVRSGDMPITGVLSCYHVFHAECLDQTTPKTCKSDPPCPLCARLEEENLSEQQSFSRLRASFSRLRPISDDGPSRPWGCTQVGDCVEGALHAPPRNSMLLLNRSRIKKNLSLKGNSSKEFPGKLRKSISYSTQHLRGKSVDQGVVGCSKSKMTAGLIIKS; encoded by the exons AAAATAGCTAAAACGGGGTCTCTCTGTTGTGTGGCTGCAAGGCCACATGAGTCACATACGGCCAGTAGGGACTGGTCCGTTGGACCAGACGAGCCTTGTTGGCGAACTAATACGAGCTTCTCACCACCTCCTTCGAGATGGGATTTTCAATTCCAAACTGAAGAACTTCAGTATGGTTTGCATGATGGTGTTCAACTGTATGGGTCTTCTACTTCATCAAACAGTAGAGGAAGCAGGGGCAGGGTGAGAGGCAATCATCTTTATAATCATCACCACTCTGCATCTGATGGTGCTGGGCTGTTTTTAAGTAGTCCATCTGACCATTCTCAAGGTCCTCAGTGGACACCTCCAGCAATACAGGAAATCAGTATTGATGATTATGAAACTACAAAAAGGAGAG GTCCAGCTTTTGGGAAGTCATCTTTTAGACCTACCATGGAG GGAacctctgaaattcaagatcTTAGGGGGTCCACCTCATCTCATTCAGACAGTAGTGAATCCGAACCCACGGTCAAGGCATCCCTATCTTCTCATCATACTTTTGCAAGTCGACGTTCCTTCATGTCCAAACCTATATATCCCTTGTCAGTTCCTTCACAGACTCTTCCCAGAGAGGCTTCCGACTTCACTATTGCCGAGTCTCCCTCATTTGATGCAGCCACTCCCCAGATAGATGACCACCGCTGGAGCAGTGCCAGCAGCAGCGTTGATTTTACAGATGTTTCTGGGTCATTTGAGGCAGAAATTTCTGGTCGACACTTTAGCAATATGTCTGAAGGGTTTAGATGTGGCTTGTGTGATAGGTTTCTTTCACAGAGATCACCTTGGAGTTCTCGTCGCAtagtcagaagtggagatatGCCAATTACCGGGGTTCTTTCTTGTTATCATGTTTTCCATGCAGAGTGCTTGGACCAAACAACACCCAAAACGTGCAAAAGTGACCCTCCCTGCCCCTTATGTGCTCGACTTGAGGAGGAAAATCTCTCTGAACAGCAAAGCTTTTCTAGATTGCGAGCTAGTTTTTCAAGACTTAGACCAATTAGTGATGATGGACCATCCAGGCCTTGGGGTTGCACTCAGGTGGGAGATTGTGTCGAAGGGGCTTTGCATGCTCCCCCACGCAATAGTATGCtgttgctcaataggagtcgCATAAAGAAAAATCTTTCTTTGAAAGGCAATTCGAGTAAAGAATTTCCTGGTAAATTGAGAAAAAGCATCAGTTACTCTACACAACATTTGAGGGGAAAATCAGTTGATCAGGGAGTAGTTGGGTGCTCCAAGTCAAAGATGACAGCAGGGCTGATTATTAAGAGCTGA